The segment CACGACTTCTCTCGATCCCTCAAAACTTCCCAAAACTTGGCGAACTCAACAATTAGTTCAATGGTGGCAAAAACTTAACCTCCGTTCTAAAACCATTGTAGCTGCCACGCTCATGGGTGTGGTTCCTGTGGTTATAGTTGGCTCAATTACCTATGGAGTCGTTCACCAAGGGTTAACTAAGCAAGTACTCCAATTTGAAAGCACCAATAACCAGGAATTGGGAGCCTTAGTTAACCGCTTTATGCGCGATCGCTATTTTAATATCCAAGAGCTGGCCACTTGGGATATTTTTACCAATCCTCAATTACGCACTGCTAACGCCAAAAAATCCCAACAGGCTGCTTTAGATAACTTCATTAAAATTTCTCCAATTTATGATAGTATTGCCTTCTTTGATCTAACGGGAAATGTTATTAGTCAATCCCAAGGAACCCCCTTAAAAAACCATCAAGATCGCAGTTATTTCCAAGAAGCTCTTAAGAGTGGCAAAGCAGTTATTAGTCAACCGCTGCTCTCAGCTACAGAAGGAACAGTTAATGTCTATTTTGCAGCCCCAGTCAAAGACAAATTTAGCGGCAAAATCGTTGGGGTTGTGCGAGCTAGAATGCCCGTTAAATTTTTACAAGAAATTGTTAAAAAAGAAGCGGATTTAGGCGAAGTAAGTTACCTAATTAATAAAGATCAAGAAATTTTCCTCAGCTCTAAAGGAATTTATACGACCTCAATTAATAGTGCCGGAAAAAAGGATGAAAGAGGAGAACAATCTACTTATAAAGCTATTGAAGCCCAGCAGGAAATCAAAGCCTATGATAAGTTAGCCCAAAAAAATCTTCCTTTGTCCATCGAAGCAGGAGATAAACTTGTTGCTTTTGCCCCCTTAGGAGAACTAGATGGCTTACCCAATTTAGGCTGGAATGCCGTTACTACCCTAGACAAAAGTCTGGTCTTTGCTCCTCAAAATCAACTGCTCGCCGCCCTATTTTGGGGGACGTTACTAACAGCAGTCAGTGTTGGGGCGATCGCGGTTCTCTTAGCTGAACGCGCTACCCGTCCTCTGCGTCAAATGGTTAAAACCGTCAAAAAAATTGGGGAGGGAAATTTGGAGGTTGAAGTTCCCATCCAAGGACAAGATGAATTGGCTGTCCTTGGGAGTAGCCTCAATAGTATGACCCAACGGTTGAAAACCTTGATTGACCAACAATCCGTCTCCGTTGAAGAAGCAAAAGTTTTAGTTAAGGTAGCCGGAACCGTTGTTAGCGATAGCCTAGGGTTCGATAAACTGGTCAATGAAGCCTTAGACCAAGCCAAAACTATTCTAAGGACAGAACGGATCGTTGTCTATCAATTCGACCTCGATGGAGGAAACGGCTATATTTCCCACGAATCCGTCAGTTTAGGCTATAGCAGTGCCTTCAATACGGATGTGGGCGATCGCTGCATCCCCCACCGCTTACTCCAAGACTATAAACAGGGACGAATCGTAGCAACCCCCGATGTCTATCAAGCGGGATTTCACCCTGAACACCTAGCATTGATGGAACGGTTAGGCATTAAAGCCAATCTCGTCGTTCCCATTGTCCGTCCGGGTCAACTTTTTGGCCTGTTGATTGCCCATCACTGCCAACAAAGCCACCTTTGGCAAGAAAACGAAATTATCTTCCTCAAGAACTTAGCTGAACAATTTGCTACCAGCTTAGACCGTCTGAGGGTCAGGGAACAACGGGAAAAAGATAATCAGAAAGCCGAACAATTAAAGGAAATAACCTTAAGAATGGCTGCTGCTGTCACGACGGAGAAGATTTTAGAGACTTGTGTCAATCAAGTACGTTCCTCCCTGAACAGCGATCGTGTCATTGTCTATCGCTTTGATGCCACTTGGAATGGAACCATTATCGCAGAATCCGTTGCCGAGGAATTTCCCCGGGCTCTAGGAGCCGAAATTCGTGACCCTTGTTTTGCCCAACGCTATGTCGAAAAGTACAGACAAGGACGAGTAGCAGCAACTCCTGATATCTATAATGCCGGATTGACCCAGTGCCACTTAAAACAACTCGAACCCTTTCAAGTCAAAGCCAATTTAGTTGCCCCAGTGTTACGCAAAGGAAAACTGTTAGGGTTATTAATTACTCATCAGTGTTCAGGAACCCGTGACTGGGAACAAGGCGAAATTAACTTCTTTTCTCAAGTTGCCACCCAAGTTGGATTTGCCTTAGAACGGGCTGATTTATTGGAAGGACAAAAACTCGCCCAAGAAAAACAACGCCAAGCCAAGGAAAAACTACAACAACGAGCCTTAGAACTGCTGATGGAAGTTGATCCCGTTAGCCGAGGCGATCTCACCATTCGTGCCCATGTCACCGAGGATGAAATTGGGACGATTGCCGATTCCTATAACGCCACCATTGAAAACCTACGGAAGATTGTAACCCAGGTGCAACAATCGGCAGGAGTCGTTGCCAACACCACCAATACCAATGAATCAGCCGTGCGGGCACTGTCCGAAGAATCCCACCGTCAGGCCGAAGAAATTGCAGCAGCCCTCGATCGCTTGCAAGCCATGACCCATTCTATTCGGGCAGTAGCAACCAATGCAGAACTCGCTCAAATGACCGTACAACAAGCCACCCACACCGTAGAATCAGGGGAAGAAGCCATGAATCGGACGGTAGATGGGATTATGGCTATTCGGGAAACCGTCGCTGAAACCGCCAAAAAAGTGAAACGGTTAGGGGAATCTTCGCAAAAAATCTCGAAAGTCGTCAACTTGATTAGTAGCTTTGCCGATCAGACCAACCTCTTAGCGTTGAACGCTTCCATTGAAGCAGCCCACGCGGGAGAAGAAGGACGAGGCTTTGCGGTAGTTGCATCAGAAGTGCGGTCCCTCGCCCGTCAATCGGCCGAAGCCACGGCGGAAATTGAAGCCCTAGTCGCCAGTATTCAAGCTGAAACCAACGAGGTTGTGGCTGCCATGGAAGCAGGGACACAACAAGTCGTCACCGGGACGAAATTAGTGGATGAAACGCGCAAGAGTCTGAACCAAATTACGGCAGCCAGTGTGCAAATTACGGAATTAGTCGAAGCCATTACCAAAGCTGCGGTAGAACAGTCAGCTACGAGTCAATCGGTGACTCAAACCATGACTGAAGTCGCGGCGATTTCTAACAAAACGTCTTCCGAAGCGGCACAAGTTTCCGACTCCTTCAAACAACTGTTAGACGTGGCTCAAACTCTGCAAGAAAGTGTGCGTCAGTTCAAAGTTCAATAACCCCTGACACGGGGTAGGGGAGTTAGGGAAAATTTACTCCCGAAATCCCCATGAAATGACAACAATGCTTTGACCTCTGACTCAGTGTAAGGGCGGGTTTTGCAAGATTGATGGTTCTCAAAGTCACTGGCTCACTCAACCCATCCCTACCACTCCTGACTCTCCCTTTATCCTTATATCTCTATCCACGGAATACTGATCATGACTTCCCTTCCTTCCCCTAACCGCCAATTTAAAATTCCCATTAGAATTATCGCCCTCATCGTGTTGGCAGTCCTCACTTGGTTTATTGTCGTCTCTTGCGGCAGTACCAACGCTAAGCAAAGTCATTTTACCCTCCAACCCGATGAGATCTCTGACTATATTTTCCGCATTATTAAATCCGAACGCACCATCTACGGTAAGTACGTTGTACAGAGGATGAAAAGCGAAAATATTGTCCATGCCTCAGAAAATTGGCAACAGGAACGAGCATTACCCCTACCTGCCCAAATGTTTCGCATGACGGCAGAACTCGCCTCAGAAAATAGTCCCTTTAGCTATGGCTCAATGTCCCCTTGGAGTCTCAATGAGAATAATCTGCCTAAAACGGACTTTGAAAAGCAAGCCATGCAAACGGTTTTAGACACAGGATTACCCGTTAAAGACTATCAAATCAAAGACGGCAAAAAATATTTTACGGCTTTGTATCCCGATAAAGCTGTAGCGGCTGCCTGTGTGGATTGCCACAATAACCATCCCATCCATAAACAACGTTATCCCGACAAGGTGTTTCAAGTGGGGGATGTGATGGGGGGAATTTTGATCAATTTACCCCTTGATCAAGAATAAGCAACCCTTAGGCGGAAGGCAAAAAGTAAAAAAGTTAGGACTTTCGGAAGATGAAAACCCCTATGAAACCGGAAAACATTCAACAGCTATCAGTAAACAATAAACAGTTCTCAGGAGTCAAAATCTCTCCCCCTCCCCCTCTCTCCCCCTCCCCTCCTCTCTCAACTCCCGACTCCCGTCGTCAGTCTCGCAGTCTATGGCAACGGTTCTCTGACCTGCCGATCACCCAGAAAACCCAATTAGCGACAGCTTTGATGGTAGTTGCCATTGGCGGTTGTATTGGAGTCGGGTACGCTTCGTTAGTCAGTAGTTTGCGTTCTCAGTTGCGCTATCAAACTCAGTCCCAATTGGCAGTAACAGCGCTGAACTATCAAAGGGATTTGGAGGATATGGGGTTGGATTTTATTACCCAAGCAGACAATCCAACCATCATTAATGCTGCTGTCAACTCTGCTAAGGGTAAACCCTTATCTCCAGAGCTTCGTAATCGTCTGAAGTCCATTCTCGATAGTGAGTTGAAAATTCGCAAGCTCGAATATGCAACGTTGGTGGGTAACGATGGCCGAATTATTGTTAATGCTAATGCTGATCGCGCGGGACAAGTTTTTGAACCCAAAAAGCTAGTTAATCAAGTTTTTAAGAATCCGCAGCAACTCCGTACCAGTGAGATTGTGCCTTGGTTAGAATTGACTCTTGAAAAACCCCTATTACCGGAGGGCTTTTCTAGTCAAGATGCTTTAATACGCTATACCATTACTCCCGTTAAACTTCCTGGTAGCCAAAAGGTCATTGGAGCGTTAGTGTCAGGGGATATTGTTAATCGCAATTTATCCATTGTGGAGCAAACCGTTGAAGCGTTTCAAAGTGTGGGCTATAGTGCCATCTATCTCCATCAAACCTCGACGGGAACTTTTTCGTTAGCTACTTCTTTTGGTAAAACGGAAATGCGACAACCGACGATGAACCTAGACTGGGTTCCTCCTTCTCTTTTGGCTGAAGCCGTCGCGGCTAAGGGGAAAGCAGTTTCTGGGCGTGGTTTGGTCGGGAAGCGCAATTATACCTTTTCAGCTAAGGCGTTACCCAATAGTCAAGGCAATACGGTAGCAGTCTTGGTGTTTGGTGATCCTGAATTAGCTCTAGAACAGATTATTAAACAAAATTTATTGCTACAGTTGGGGTTATCAGGGGTTGCCCTGGTGATTATTTTGGGGGTAACTTGGGCGATCGCTAAAGCTATTACTCATCCCATTAAACGTCTTGAGGAAGTCACAGAAGCCTTTGCTCAAGGGAACTATCAGGTACGCGCTAATGATAGGAATCAAGATGAGTTAGGACGGTTAGCCAAGGCCTTTAATCGGATGGCCGAGAGCATCGTTACCAATAATGATCGGATTCGTCAAGAAACGGAACTGTTTCGCTTTCTCTCTGAGTTACAGACCCAAGACTTTACGTTATCGGTAACAGACGGAGAAAACACTCTAAAACCCTTAGAAAATTGGTTTTCTAGGGCATTAGCCAAAGCACGGCAACTGTTGGGGGCCGATCGCTTGTTAATCTATCGTTTTGCCCCCGATGGACGGGGAACCATTGACTATGAATCCTTTGGTTCAGGGGTTAGTAGTACTCTCAATCAACAGATTGGGGATGCTTGTATTCCGGCGGAATTACTCGAAGCTTATCGGGTTGATCGGGTAGCGATGATCAATAATCTCAGTGAGGTCACGTTAGATCCCGATCACCTGGAACTCTTAACCCGATTGGGAGTTCAAGCTAATTTAGTCATTCCGATTTTAAATCAAGGCAATTTATTTGGGTTACTGATAGCTCATCAATGTTTCTCTCCCCGTCAGTGGGAAGAACGGGATATTAATTTCCTTAAACAGTTATCGACCCAATTCCAGGTCATTTTAAACCGATTGAGTTTGAGCCATCAACAAGCCATTGACGCAAGGTTAGCCCAATCTCTCAAAACGATTACTCAGCGCATTTCCGGGGCATTTGACCTAGAAAATCTGTTTGCGATCGCGGTGAATAACTGTCGAGAAGCCTTGGCAACCGATCGCGTCATTGTCTATTGTTTTGATGAAAATTGGAAGGGGACAGTTACGGCTGAGTCGGTTCGAGCGGGGTATCCCCAAGCGTTGGGAGCCCTCATCGCTGATCCCTGTTTTGCGGAGCGATACGTCGAAAAGTACCGCCAAGGTCGGGTTCAAGCTACTACCAATATTCAAACGGCCGGACTGACTCAATGTCATCTCCAGCAACTCGAACCCTTTGGGGTAAAAGCTAATTTAGTCGCGCCTATCGTCGTCTCTGAACAACTCTATGGCTTGTTAATTGCCCATCATTGTGAGTCCCCGCGCTATTGGGATCAGTCTGCTATTGATTTTATGACGCAAGTGGCTATTCAAGTCGGGGTTGCCCTAGAACGGGCGAATTTACTCAATGAACAGGTAGAGAATTTGGAACAGCAACGGCAAGCCAAGGAACGTCTACAACAGCAAGCTTTAGCATTACTGATGCAGGTTGAACCCATTAGTCGGGGTGATCTGACGGTTAGGGCAAAAGTAACCCCCGATGAAATTGGCACGATCGCCGACTCCTATAATGCGACGGTACAAAACCTGCGACGCATTGTTCAGCAAGTTCAGCAAGCTTCCCATCAACTGTCCACCACTAGCGATAAGAATGAACTCTCGATTCAATCCTTAGCCAGTGAGGCTTTACGTCAGGTGGAAGAAATCGCTCAAGCGAGCCAAAAATTACAGGCAATGAGTGATTCAATTAAAACCGTGGCTCATAATGCTCAAAATACCCTCGAAGCTTTCTCCCAAGCCAGTCAAACCGTTGAAGAAGGGGAAATGGTGATTAATCAAACCGTTGAAGGGATGATGTCCATTCGAGAAACGGTGACGCAAGCAGCCGAAAAAGTACAACACCTCTCGTCAGCGTCTGAGCAAATTTCTAAGGCCGTGAGTCTGATTAGCCGTTTTGCGGCTCAAACCCATTTATTAGCTCTGAAAGCGTCCATTGAAGCTGCTAGGGCCGGCGAGGAAGGACGAGGCTTTGCGGTGATCGCCGATGAGGTCCGTACCTTGGCTGCCCAGTCGGCGGAAGCGACGGCGGAAATTGAAGCGTTGGTGAGCAATATTCAAGGGGAAACCAAAGAAGTCGCCCAAGCGATGACCACGGGACGGGAACAAGTGATGATTGGCTCCAATTTGGTTGAACAAACCCGTCACAGTCTTAATCAAATGGTTTCTACCAGTGAACAAATTCAACAGTTGGTGAAATCTATTTCTCAAGCGGCGATCGCCCAATCTGAAGCCTCTGAAACCGTTACCCAAGTGATGGAAGAAGTTTCCGCGATCGCTCACCATACCTCCTCTTCTGCTAAATCCGTTTCTAACTCCTTCAAAGACTTATTAACGGTCGCTCATGAACTCCAAACCAGTGTGGATCAATTTAAGGTCAATTAGAGCAACAGGCAACAGGCAATAGTAAAGGTTTTCATCCATGATTAATCCTGACATCCGCGACGGAGCTTATCAATTTTTTATCGAAGAGGCTCCAGAACTCCTAGAAATTATCGAATCTGGTCTACTGACCCTCAGAGACGATCGCACTAAACCGAAGGTTCATGAGATTATGCGAGCGGCTCACTCCCTCAAAGGGGGAGCCGCTAGTGTGGAACTCGATACCATTAAACTCCTTGCCCATCGTCTAGAGGACATTTTTAAGGCTTTCTATGACGAAACCGTGGAAATTGATCAGGAGTTAGAAACTTGGTTGCTACACGCTTATGACTGTCTTAAAGACCCTCTGATGGAACAAATTGAGACGGGAAGTTTTGATGAAACCTTAGCCTTAGAGAAGGCTATGCCGATTTTAGCGAGGATTGAGGAGCGTTTAGGAGATAGTCTGACTCAAGGGGAGCAATATATTCCCTCTAGTGAGGATTTGGGAATTGATATTGTTTCGTCGATTTTTGAGGTAGATGTCGCTCAGGGATTGGATCATCTTACTAATCTAGTGACGAATCCCCAAGACTATGATCTCGTAGGGGAATTACGCACCCAAGCGGAGGTATTTCAGGGGTTTGGGGAGTTACTCAATTTACCTGGGTTGGGTGCGATCGCCCAAACAGTATTAACGGCCATTGAAATCAATGGAGATCACGCTTTAACCATTGCGCAACTAGCTCTAGGGGATTTTCAAACCAGTTATCATCAAGTGCTTCATCAAGGCGATCGCACTCATGGGGGACAACCTTCTCCTGAGTTATTAACTTGGACTCAATTGGAGTCAGTAGAAGCAAACAGCAGTTTCTCTGTACAGCAGTCAGAAGGGATAGAAATTGAGCCGAAAATTGCTCTACCCAGTCCAGAGATTAAACGCTTTTCCCTGGATAATTTGTTTGAAGACAATGATGAGGAACAGCTTAATGAAATGGGTTTTGGTTTCTCAGACTTAGATTTCTTAACGTTTGAAGCGGAAAATCAAGGGTCAGAAGCTATTACGACGATTCAATCAGAACCTTTCGTAGAACCTCATGAACTTTCTTTCGGTACTCCTGCTTTAGAAGACGTTTTCAGTCATGTTATTGATAGTAGTCTTGAAGAACCCATCATCAATTCCACAGAACAAGAAGAGTCAACGCTTCTCGACAGTCCTTCTTTAGAGGATGTCTTTGGGGGAGTTGAACTGATGGAGAGTTTCGACTCAACGGTTCTACCACCGTCTGAAATCCCAGATTCTAGAGAAGATCTTGACCAGATAGTCCAATCAGTGGAAGCCATCTTTAATGAACTTCCTCCCTTAGCTGAAGTTGAAATATCTCCCCATTCTCCCCACCCTTCCCACACTCCCCACCCTTCCCACACTCCCCACCCTTCCCACACTCCCCACCCTTCCCACACTCCCCAAACTCCCCTCCCCCTGTCCTCCTCTTCCCCACCTTCCGAACGCGAAAAAACCCCCTCAAAGGCTAGAACTCAGACCCTTAAAGGCAATCTTTCGGTTAAGGTCGATTTGGATCGTCTGGAACGGATGAATAATTTAATTGGGGAATTAGCCATTAATCGTAATAGTCTATCCCTACAAAATGAGCAATTACAAGGGGGAGTTAAAGAATTACTGCACCGTTTCCGCTATTTCCAACAGATGACGGGAAAATTAAGGGAAGTAGCCGACGAAATGTTAGTGGCTCCTGAACGCTATAGTGTAGGGGTCAATGGTCGTTCAAGTCTACGAGCAACGCCAAGAGGGGGTCTAACAACGGATTTTGACTCCTTGGAAATGGATTCCTACGGGGGACTCTATTCTTTGTTACAAACGGTTCTGGATGAGATGGTTCAGCTTGAAGAATCCGTTGATGATATTGTTCTGTTTGCTCGCTCTTCTAATCAAACCCTTGATCAACAGGGTCAAATGCTCACCAATCTGCGTGATGAGCTAATGTGGGCGAGAATGTTGCCGTTATCGGAGGTCTTAAATCGATTTCCACGGATTTTACGCAATCTTTCTAGTAACTACCATAAAAAAGTTAAACTGAATCTTCACGGAACGGGGGTTCTAGTCGATAAGGCGGCCTTAGAAAAACTCTATGATCCCTTACTCCATCTGTTGCGCAATGGTTTTGATCATGGGATTGAATCCCCAGAAATCCGCCGTCAGTTGGGTAAATCAGAAGTCGGACAAATCGACATTCGTGCCTATCACCAAGGAAATCAAACGATTATTGAGATCACCGATGATGGACGGGGGATTAATCTCGATCAAGTCGCTCAAAAAGCGGTTGAAGCGGGATTAATTCGACCAGAACAGGTTCAAACCATTAGTAAAGAACAATTACAACATCTGATTTTTGAACCAGGATTTTCTACCGCTACTCAAGTCAGTGAATTGTCGGGACGGGGAGTGGGATTAGATGTGGTTAGGGATCAACTGCGTACCCTAAAAGGGTCTGTATCGGTGAGTTCAGTATACGGTCAAGGGACAACGTTTACATTACGTCTTCCTCTTACCTTGACCATCGCTAAATTGTTGGTCTGTTTGGTGGAACAAGAAGGAGGGTCTAAGACGGCGATCGCTCTTCCGTCTGATAGTATTGAAGAGATTCTCATGCCTGAAGACGACCAAATTAAAAAATCAGGCAATGCTCGCTTTTTACACTGGCAATCCCAAATTATCCCCATTTATCCCCTCGGAGATCTTCTGAACTATGGTTGTGTCTTTTCTTCAGGGTTTACCAGTAAAGCTCTTCAAGCGGTTTCTAACCCGGTAGAGTGGGGTTTGCCTCTGTTAATTCTCCGTCGGGGACAACAACTTTATGCACTCGAAGCTAGTCGTCTGGTGACGGAACAGGAATTGGTGGTTAAACCTTTTGGGAGTGCGATCACACCACCGTCCTATACCTACGGTTGTACGATTTTGGGGGATGGAACCTTAATTCCAGTGGTGAATGGCAGTATTTTGATCGAACAATCCCTCGATCCTACCCCTAAACGGGAATCAGGACGGCCACCACTGACAACTCACGATTCTTTAGTAGCCACTCCGATGATTCTAGTGGTGGATGATTCGGCTGCTTTACGGCGAACTTTGGCATTAACCTTACAAAAGGCAGGATATCGGGTATTACAAGCAAGAGATGGACGAGAAGCTCTTGAACAGTTGCAACAAAGTTCTGGTATTCAATTGGTTATCTGTGATGTGGAAATGCCAAATATGAACGGGTTTGAGTTTTTGGGTAAACGTCGAGGTTACGACAATTTGATGCAAATTCCTGTGGCGATGTTAACCTCTCGTAGCAGTGAAAAACATCGTCAATTAGCGACCCATTTGGGAGCAAATGCTTACTTTACTAAGCCTTATATTGAACAACAATTTTTAGACCAGATCAAACACCTGATTAATATTAACTATTAACTATTTATGAATACTAATACTTCTTCGATTAATGCTGCTGATTTAACCCTTTCTCCTAATAATAAAGGTGGAAAATTTCAGACATTACTGCTATTTTCTGTGGGTAAACTGAATTTAGCGTTACCCATAGAATCTGTCCAGAAAATATCGCGCTATACTGATCTACAGGGAAGTGGTACGACATCGGTGGGACTCCTTCATATTGACAATCAAGAAATTACAGCGATCGATCTTCATAAACGCTTATTTAAAGTTAGTCAAGCTTTAGCTTCTCAGGCAAAACCTTTTATTATTTTAGCCAGAAATAGCCTTAAGGAATCCTTTGCTATTGTTGTCGAAAAAACGCCTACTTTAATGGATATTCCGTTATCAAAAATTCGCGTTTTACCTGATTCCTATCGTCAAGCAGATACCCTTGATATGGCTAGTCATGTAACGATGATTCAACAAGAAGACCAAACACTAACAGTTTTTATTGTAGATTGCGATCGCTTACTTTCTCGCATTAGCTAAAATCGGCTTTTTGTTTCTAAGAGAAGTTTTGAAAAAAGGCTAATATAGTCAATATTTTTACCTAAATTGATTTGATTTTATCTAAAAATATTTGATGTTCTTCTGTGGAAATTCTTTGTTGCAACACGGTCAAAAGTTGGGCTAAATTGCCTTGTAATAACCCATTAACATCTAACCATAAACCTGCATAAATTTCACTCTTAATAATTCTCGTTGGGTTAGGTTCAAGCTTAAGATACTGTCCTTGTTTGAGTCTAAACCAATCAAATTGATGCTCATAGACTCGCCAAACTAAATACTCTTGAACTTGGTTACGACAATAGGCTTCTAATTTATTATGTAAATCAATAGAGGCTGTACTAGCAGCAATTTCAACGATCAACTCCGGTGCACTTTCTACATAATCATCATCACTAATTCTTGATTGTCCACCCTGTTTTAT is part of the Rippkaea orientalis PCC 8801 genome and harbors:
- a CDS encoding chemotaxis protein CheW, with protein sequence MNTNTSSINAADLTLSPNNKGGKFQTLLLFSVGKLNLALPIESVQKISRYTDLQGSGTTSVGLLHIDNQEITAIDLHKRLFKVSQALASQAKPFIILARNSLKESFAIVVEKTPTLMDIPLSKIRVLPDSYRQADTLDMASHVTMIQQEDQTLTVFIVDCDRLLSRIS